Proteins encoded within one genomic window of Setaria italica strain Yugu1 chromosome IV, Setaria_italica_v2.0, whole genome shotgun sequence:
- the LOC101784976 gene encoding uncharacterized protein LOC101784976: MADVKQPVPAIALPNRAATPEPSNDRSEDSSTHGGSTRELGMVTGNTRHDSVDTSSTKNLLDRSPESRVADDFDLLWSLRKYLVLLGILAVSVTYNAGLTPPGGFWSNNINGPGGHYAGDPVLHAQFFIRHQVFFYCNATAFAASLVLIILLLSKNVTRQKLWLRSMQLTMILDLFSLMGAYAAGSCRAVKSSIYIWVLVFAVFVYIMIHILVFIRVVPKFVSEKRFVPKWLKEKVDSVQGWILSKCHKSQRNSPQEKDIDEARKFILMLVTFAATVTYQAGLSPPGGFWAENEKKQIPATSMLRSKHLARYNTFVICNSTSFVASLVTVILLLSPELSKHGIRSKAVIACVVVDLLGLIAAYAAGSCTSVATSVCVISITVGVWICFALLAGTFVHRPVADWLKKIEPDINKYVDAIGRVFSLETRRNKLRNREGDNTASSRKSAHCETDATESASESKHEIARDQQVPNIKDKEGESHGEQQTTGKHQTANTDEVVSGSEHALMSDEQSENSNDVMYSLEDHSTQAAAKEPMSKTENLLPEEQSSSMDALKTTNPAAKETISKIENLQYVNVKQKSSLMDDLKTTNHIDGTSNFEHQSADIEQVINDDTSPFTNGNIEKNDEAHKQDDSNENDGGNETDEHLKKSRTYLLLLAILAVSLTYQSGLNPPGAFWSKRENNSSTADSILKGAHHRPHLPGDPILEDTHHRRYIAFFYLNAIAFVASLVMIIMLLNRRMSNKVIKRYALQTAMIVDLLSLTGSYVMGSCRKTKNSIYISLLVCLVLAYVVVHVLIAIHVIPEGWKKALAGKIEKLSCRYIWTKEPSFGHNQRNADNDMDYELGHGQRGDADDKYWERRRKLLLMLAVLAATVTYQAGMNPPGSVWSDGMSKPGDPILQHNNVKRYDLFYYSNSLSFVSSVVITILLVNKESCEHGIKSYALRMCLVFGLVGLLIAYAAGSCRKERQSIYLIIIAVAVLIALVIQVLLLSSTQGTLGGQTGKLIECLLQLLIGKEASQETASKKKESSGHPKKEGRKRHKYLILLAILAASITYQAGLNPPGGIWPDDDDEGHVAGNPVLLDIHPRRYKIFFWFNSISLMTSIVVIMFLLNRSVWKKDVPLWVLHIIMVVDLLALMTAFAAGSCRKFRTSVYVYALVIGVVIFLVIVMFMSSGIAKHLTSRERSGTSPSSQRSPNHVSGTTTPIPGRQV; the protein is encoded by the exons ATGGCAGATGTCAAGCAGCCTGTGCCAGCCATTGCTCTGCCCAACAGAGCCGCTACTCCGGAACCAAGCAATGATCGCAGTGAAGACAGCAGCACCCATGGAGGAAGCACAAGGGAGCTTGGCATGGTCACAGGAAACACCAGGCACGACTCCGTCGATACTTCATCCACCAAGAATTTGTTAGACCGTAGCCCTGAATCCAGAGTCGCTGATGATTTTGACCTCCTGTGGAGCCTGCGGAAGTATCTGGTGCTGCTTGGAATTTTAGCTGTTAGTGTGACATACAATGCTGGATTAACTCCACCTGGGGGATTCTGGTCAAACAACATAAATGGGCCTGGTGGACATTATGCTGGTGATCCTGTCCTTCATGCTCAATTCTTCATACGGCATCAGGTATTCTTTTACTGCAATGCAACAGCCTTTGCTGCATCTCTTGTGCTTATCATCTTGCTTCTGAGTAAAAATGTGACAAGGCAGAAGTTATGGCTCCGCTCCATGCAACTTACCATGATTCTGGACCTGTTTAGCCTAATGGGGGCCTATGCTGCTGGAAGCTGCAGGGCAGTGAAGTCATCCATTTACATCTGGGTTCTGGTCTTTGCTGTTTTCGTATATATTATGATCCATATCCTAGTATTTATACGAGTTGTTCCAAAGTTTGTTTCGGAAAAAAGATTTGTTCCAAAATGGCTGAAAGAGAAGGTGGACTCTGTGCAAGGTTGGATTCTATCCAAGTGTCATAAAAGCCAAAGGAACAGTCCCCAAGAGAAAGATATAGATGAAGCTCGCAAATTCATTTTGATGCTTGTGACTTTCGCTGCTACTGTCACATACCAAGCAGGGTTGAGCCCACCAGGTGGCTTTTGGGCtgaaaatgagaaaaaacaaATTCCAGCTACATCTATGCTTCGCAGTAAACACCTTGCTCGTTATAAtacttttgttatttgcaaCTCAACTTCCTTTGTTGCGTCTTTGGTCACGGTTATACTGCTTCTGAGCCCAGAATTGAGCAAGCATGGCATAAGATCCAAAGCAGTAATTGCGTGTGTCGTTGTTGACCTATTGGGCCTAATTGCAGCATATGCTGCTGGAAGCTGTACGAGTGTAGCAACATCTGTCTGTGTTATTTCAATTACTGTTGGAGTATGGATCTGCTTTGCACTTTTAGCTGGGACCTTTGTTCACAGACCTGTAGCAGACTGGCTTAAAAAGATTGAACCAGACATTAATAAGTATGTGGATGCTATTGGCCGTGTCTTTTCACTGGAGACTCGTAGAAACAAATTAAGAAACAGAGAGGGAGATAATACTGCAAGTTCTCGGAAATCTGCACATTGTGAAACAGATGCAACAGAAAGTGCTTCTGAATCAAAACACGAGATTGCACGCGATCAGCAAGTTCCGAATATCAAAGACAAAGAGGGTGAATCTCATGGAGAGCAACAGACTACAGGGAAACATCAAACTGCAAATACTGATGAGGTTGTGTCTGGCTCAGAGCATGCATTGATGAGTGATGAGCAATCCGAAAATAGCAATGATGTCATGTACAGTCTGGAAGATCACTCAACACAGGCAGCTGCAAAAGAGCCTATGTCCAAAACAG AAAACCTATTACCAGAGGAACAATCTTCATCAATGGATGCTTTAAAGACTACAAATCCAGCTGCAAAAGAGACTATTTCCAAAATAG AAAACCTTCAATATGTGAACGTGAAGCAAAAATCTTCATTGATGGATGACCTCAAGACTACAAATCATATAGATGGAACATCTAACTTTGAGCATCAGTCTGCAGATATTGAGCAAGTAATTAACGATGACACTAGCCCTTTTACAAATGGCAACATTGAGAAGAATGATGAAGCTCACAAACAGGATGACAGCAATGAAAATGATGGTGGTAATGAAACTGATGAGCATCTGAAGAAGTCCCGCACATATCTACTTCTTCTTGCCATTCTTGCAGTATCTCTGACATACCAATCAGGTTTGAATCCACCGGGTGCTTTCTGGTCAAAAAGAGAGAACAATAGTTCGACTGCTGATTCCATCCTTAAGGGTGCTCATCATCGACCTCATTTACCTGGTGACCCCATCCTTGAGGACACACACCATCGACGCTATATTGCATTCTTCTATTTAAATGCTATTGCCTTTGTTGCATCCCTTGTCATGATTATTATGCTCCTGAATCGTAGGATGAGCAACAAGGTTATAAAACGATATGCACTGCAGACAGCAATGATAGTGGATCTTCTTTCTCTAACAGGATCTTATGTTATGGGGAGCTGTAGGAAAACAAAGAATTCCATCTACATCTCACTGTTGGTATGCCTTGTACTAGCTTATGTTGTCGTCCATGTTCTGATAGCAATACATGTTATCCCCGAAGGGTGGAAAAAGGCTCTGGCAGGTAAGATTGAGAAGTTGTCCTGCAGATATATATGGACAAAAGAACCTTCATTTGGGCACAACCAGAGAAATGCTGATAACGACATGGACTATGAGCTTGGGCACGGCCAGAGGGGTGATGCTGATGACAAATATTGGGAGCGGAGGCGTAAGCTGCTGTTGATGCTTGCTGTTCTGGCTGCAACAGTCACGTACCAAGCTGGCATGAACCCTCCAGGAAGTGTATGGTCTGATGGCATGTCTAAACCAGGAGATCCAATCCTTCAGCACAACAATGTAAAGCGCTATGATCTGTTCTACTACTCAAATTCACTCTCATTCGTGTCATCTGTAGTTATCACAATACTACTTGTGAACAAGGAGTCCTGTGAGCACGGTATCAAGTCCTATGCATTGCGAATGTGTTTAGTGTTTGGCTTGGTTGGCCTCTTGATCGCCTATGCTGCAGGAAGCTGCCGGAAAGAAAGACAATCTATTTATCTTATCATAATTGCTGTTGCAGTTCTGATCGCTCTTGTGATTCAAGTGCTTCTGCTCTCCTCAACACAAGGTACACTAGGAGGGCAAACCGGAAAATTGATAGAATGTCTCCTTCAGCTGCTTATTGGTAAGGAGGCCAGCCAAGAAACTGCTTCTAAGAAGAAAGAAAGTTCAGGTCATCCTAAAAAAGAAGGTCGAAAGAGGCACAAGTATTTGATTCTTCTTGCAATTTTGGCAGCCTCGATCACATATCAAGCTGGTCTAAACCCTCCGGGTGGAATCTggcctgatgatgatgatgaaggccATGTCGCAGGCAATCCGGTCCTTCTTGATATCCATCCCCGGCGCTACAAAATATTCTTCTGGTTCAATTCTATCTCCTTGATGACATCCATTGTGGTAATCATGTTTCTGTTGAATAGATCTGTCTGGAAGAAGGATGTGCCACTTTGGGTATTGCACATAATCATGGTAGTCGACCTGCTGGCTCTCATGACAGCTTTTGCTGCTGGAAGCTGCCGGAAATTCAGGACTTCAGTATATGTCTATGCACTAGTGATTGGGGTTGTAATATTCCTTGTGATTGTAATGTTTATGTCGAGTGGCATTGCAAAACATTTGACGTCAAGGGAGAGAAGTGGgacttccccttcctctcagAGGAGTCCAAATCATGTTTCGGGAACAACCACACCGATACCTGGACGGCAAGTATGA